The window GTCGTCCTACGTTGCACGCCCGAAAGGAGACCCGCCTAACGGTGGAGATCGATGCAACCCTGCCTATATTCTTACCTAAGTCGAGTTACACCTGTACCCTAAATTTTAACCTTGTGGGCGATCCCGTTTAGCTGGCTATAAAACTTATACATTAACACTGCcaattttagtagtagtagtagtggtagtagtagtaggaatagcagcagcagcagcagcagcagcagcagcagcagcagcagcagcagcagcagcagcagcagcagcagcagcagcagcagcagcagcagcagcagcagcagcagcagcagcagcagcagcagcagcagcagcagcagcagcagcagcagcagcagcagcagcagcagcagcagcagcagcagcagcagcagcagcagcagcagcagctgtagcagtagtagtagtagtggaaTACTCAAAGTTAATTTGTGCGCCACTGGTCAACCGaattgtgcaacaagaaacaaacctgGATAACGTTCCTACCAAGCAGAATTCTATGAAAGCTAGCATTTGCCAGCAAAAacatctagcacaaaagtCTCATTCTGAAATCACTGTCAATGATCTATCTGTGGAATTGAAACGTTCAGTTGAATTGGCCTGTGAGAAGGGTGCCTCCTGCTGGCTGACCGCAATCCCACTAGAGCAACACGGattcactttgcacaaatctgCGTTTCGAGATGCCCTGTGCCTCAGATACGGTTGGCACCCGTCCAACCTCCCAGACATATGTCCATGTGGATCTAAATTCTCAGTAGAtcactctctgtcatgtccaacaggaggataccccagcatccgccataacgaggtccgcgatttatttaccaacttgttgacagaggtttgccacgatgtacacaaagagcccgttctgcaacctctcaacggcgaggtgtttcaaaaacgctgtactacctctgacgaaaatgccagacttgatattgctgtcagtggattttggggtgggcacttccaacgaactttctttgacgtcagggtcttcaaccctaatgcctcatcctacaaatcagtgcagatcccgtcattatataaacggcaggaacaagagaagaaaaggcgatacgaggaacgaattaataacgtggagctttcatcgttcacgccaatcattttagcatgcactggaggatgcagtaaactgacgtctatttttttgaaaagactagcctcacttttatcggaaaagcaccacaccgagtacagcacaactatcaactggctgagatgtcgactgtcatttgcactccttcgggcctgcgtgatgtgtttgcgaggatgcaggtccaagcttcacagaacctcaagggacttcaacattctgctggaagcagcagaaagtagattatagaagactgtttatctcaaagttgttacaacctagaaacttgttgctatagaggaagcttttacatacagtagtagtatgtagtagtgtgttagcagatgccgtttgattgttcaaatacaccagttctcagtagtagtagtagtagtagtagtagtagtagtagtagatgAAGGTGCTAATGGTCTTTTACACCTGGATGACTACCTGACAAATTCAAGTCAAAAAACCGTGAGAGATGTACtcaaagaaaaacatccaaaTGCTTCTTCCCTCGATCCTGACTATGTTGTGAATTCTAAAGAGAACGCTTCTCCAGTCCATCctgtcttgtttgattctCTTGATGGACAACTGATCAGGAATACAGCAATGCGATGTTCTGGTGCAGCTGGTCCTTCTGGCCTTGACTCGACTCAATGGAAACGCCTGTGTACGGGATTTCACACTTCCTCCAaagatctctgtaatgctCTAGCTGCTGTTGCTCGTCGAATTTCAACAGAGATAGTAGATCCTGACGGTATCTCAGCTCTAGTGGCTTGTCGTCTTGTACCTCTAaacaaaaatcctggggtgagaccaattggtgtgtgtgagaCAGTTAGAAGAATTATTGGAAAGGCGGTTCTTTCTGTGGTCAAGTCTGACGTGCTCTCGGCAACCGGAACCTTGCAGCTTTGTGCAGGACAGATTGCTGGGTGTGAGGCTGCAATACATGCCATGCAGTCATTGTTTGAAGATGACAATACGGAAGCCATACTACTTGTAGATGCAACAAATGCCTTTAATAGCTTGAACCGTCAATTGGCTCTAAAGAACATCTCAAGCACTTGTCCAGCAATTCATACCGTATTGCTCAACACATATCAACAGCCTTCACCCCTATTCGTTGGTGGGGAAGTCTTGTTGTCGCGTGAGGGAACCACACAGGGAGATCCTCTCGCGATGGCAATGTACGCCTTGGCCACAGTACCTCTGCTGAAAAAAGTACAAACAGAAGGCAGCACCCAAGTCTGGTATGCCGATGATGCTGCAGCCGGAGGAAAGATACAAGCAGTCAAACAATGGTGGGAGAAACTCTCCATACATGGAGAAAAATTTGGATACTTTCCAAATGCCAAGAAATCCTGGTTGATCGTCAAACCGAATTGCCTTGAAGAAGCCAAACGTGTGTTCTCAAAAACGGCTGTGAACATCACCTCTGAAGGTCGAAAGTATTTAGGAGCTGCACTGGGAACTGAAAACTTCTGTAACGGCTATCTCAGTGATGCAATCTTAGACTGGACACGTCAGATTGACAAATTGGCTTCCATTGCCCAAAGTCAGCCACAAGCAGCTCATTCCGCATTAAGTCACGGTCTTCTGGGCAGGTGGATTTTTACTGCGAGAACAAATCAGAATTTCAAAACTTTTGCTGGGCTTTTAGAATCATCAATACAATCTCAACTGATTCCTGCTATAACTGGTCGTTCGGCCCCTGGAGAACTGGAAAGAAAACTCTTCTCCTTACCAGCCAGACTTGGTGGTCTGGGAATCACAGATCCAACTTCATTGTCTTCTGAATACTTAAACTCTCGAAAGATGACTGCACCGCTTGTTGACTTCATTTTGAATCAGGAGATCACTCTAGGAGATGCCCCAGATCAACAAGATTCTCTCAAAAAGCAAATTCGCAAGCACAAAGGGCTAGAAATCAAAACTCTTGCTGATAATGTTCGAGATAACCTCTCacaccaacataaaagaatgttCGAGTTAGCAAATGAAAAGGGGGCATCAAACTGGCTCACAGTGCTGCCATTGGAGGATCACGGCTTCTCATTACATAAGTCTGCATTCAGAGATGCTCTATGCCTCAGATATGGATGGGTCCCCCCTCATATGAGTGAATCTTGCCCTTGCGGTGGAAAAATGTCAGTGGAGCATGCTATGTCCTGCCCCACGGGAGGCTTTCCAACTATACGCCATAATGAAATCCGAGATATgttttctcatctgttgtctgatgtctgtcatgatgtggAAACGGAGCCCACGTTGCAATCACTAAGTGGAGAGACGTTCTCTTTACGTTCAAGCAGTcgagatgatgatgcaagaTTAGACATTTCGGCAAGAGGTTTTTGGGGAGGAAGATTTGAGAAGACATATTTTGATGTCCGGGTGTTTAACCCCAATGCCACCTCATACACATGTtttgaagttgcatcatgctatagaagacaggaacaagagaagaaaaggaaatatgaagaaagactgagaaaagtagaaaatgcttcctttacacctattatcctttcttgcactggtggcatgagcaagcttacaacgtcatttaccaaaaagctggcctcaatgatatctgagaaaaaggacactccatacggtagcgtgatcaactggctaagatgtcgactcgggttcgcactcctaagagcttccataatgtgcatcaggggcagcaggtgcaaacgctacgtcaggccggaaaacaatattctcctggctacgtctgaggggcacctggcctcctcagcttagtgactttactgtacatgacatagtagtagtaaaagttgtactattgtatatgacagtaattgtttagtagtagtaatagtttattgccattcgctgtaggttgccgtttgtgtatacgtagtctgctattgtttcaaatacaccatatcttctcagtagtagtggtagtagtagtagtagtagtatatttcaaaaaGCCAAAACACCAAATATTAGCAGCTGACAGATAACACccacgcagcaaaacaaacaactaaagatGGTTACCACTAAGAGACAGTTACTACCTTACGTTATTATGCCTAAACTATCAAGATAAGCTATAGTCAACATCTACTCATCTAGATGGacctcactttcaatgagtccCAGCAGGTCCACTTTATAgtagtggtagtagtagtagtagtagtagtagtagtagtgtgttagcagatgccgtttgattgttcaaatacaccagttctctcagtagtagtagtagtagtagtagtagtagtagtagtagtctgcatgcagccaagtcaggagagcagtacagtagaattatgcaattaattcgCTGTAGATTGAGTTTTGCCCTACTTCGCTCGAGTATACTGTGTATCCGTGGAACAAGATCCTCTACGTATAGACCTATCAAAGTGGACCTGCTGggactcattgaaagtgaggcccacctagatgagtaggtggtgactatagcttgtgataatagttaagcatacagtgtaatgacgtaaagtagtaactgacttttaattgtttgttttgctgcgtgcgtatatctgtcacttatagtgttgtaaactactactactactactgaggagatatggtgtatttgaaacaatagcagactacgtatacacaaacggcaacctacagcgaatggcaataaactattactactactaaacaattactgtcatatacaatagtacaacttttactactactatgtcatgtacagtaaagtcactaagctgaggaggccaggtgcccctcagacgtagccaggagaatattgttttccggcctgacgtagcgtttgcacctgctgcccctgatgcacattatggaagctcttaggagtgcgaacccgagtcgacatcttagccagttgatcacgctaccgtatggagtgtcctttttctcagatatcattgaggccagctttttggtaaatgacgttgtaagcttgctcatgccaccagtgcaagaaaggataataggtgtaaaggaagcattttctacttttctcagtctttcttcatatttccttttcttctcttgttcctgtcttctatagcatgatgcaacttcaaaACATGTGTACAAGGTGGCATTGGGGTTAAACACCCGGACATCAAAATATGTCTTCTCAAATCTTCCTCCCCAAAAACCTCTTGCCGAAATGTCTAAtcttgcatcatcatctcgACTGCTTGAACGTAAAGAGAACGTCTCTCCACTTAGTGATTGCAACGTGGGCTCCGTTTccacatcatgacagacatcagacaacagatgagaaaacATATCTCGGATTTCATTATGGCGTATAGTTGGAAAGCCTCCCGTGGGGCAGGACATAGCATGCTCCACTGACATTTTTCCACCGCAAGGGCAAGATTCACTCATATGAGGGGGGACCCATCCATATCTGAGGCATAGAGCATCTCTGAATGCAGACTTATGTAATGAGAAGCCGTGATCCTCCAATGGCAGCACTGTGAGCCAGTTTGATGCCCCCTTTTCATTTGCTAACTCGaacattcttttatgttggtgtGAGAGGTTATCTCGAACATTATCAGCAAGAGTTTTGATTTCTAGCCCTTTGTGCTTGCGAATTTGCTTTTTGAGAGAATCCTGTTGATCTGGGGCATCTCCTAGAGTGATCTCCTGATTCAAAATGAAGTCAACAAGCGGTGCAGTCATCTTTCGAGAGTTTAAGTATTCAGAAGACAATGAAGTTGGATCTGTGATTCCCAGACCACCAAGTCTGGCTGGTAAGGAGAAGAGTTTTCTTTCCAGTTCTCCAGGGGCCGAACGACCAGTTATAGCAGGAATCAGTTGAGATTGTATTGATGATTCTAAAAGCCCAGCAAAAGTTTTGAAATTCTGATTTGTTCTCGCAGTAAAAATCCACCTGCCCAGAAGACCGTGACTTAATGCGGAATGAGCTGCTTGTGGCTGACTTTGGGCAATGGAAGCCAATTTGTCAATCTGACGTGTCCAGTCTAAGATTGCATCACTGAGATAGCCGTTACAGAAATTTTCAGTTCCCAGTGCAGCTCCTAAATACTTTCGACCTTCAGAGGTGATGTTCACAGCCGTTTTTGAGAACACACGTTTGGCTTCTTCAAGGCAATTCGGTTTGACGATCAACCAGGATTTCTTGGCATTTGGAAAGTATCCAAATTTTTCTCCATGTATGGAGAGTTTCTCCCACCATTGTTTGACTGCTTGTATCTTTCCTCCGGCTGCAGCATCATCGGCATACCAGACTTGGGTGCTGCCTTCTGTTTGTACTTTTTTCAGCAGAGGTACTGTGGCCAAGGCGTACATTGCCATCGCGAGAGGATCTCCCTGTGTGGTTCCCTCACGCGACAACAAGACTTCCCCACCAACGAATAGGGGTGAAGGCTGTTGATATGTGTTGAGCAATACGGTATGAATTGCTGGACAAGTGCTTGAGATGTTCTTTAGAGCCAATTGACGGTTCAAGCTATTAAAGGCATTTGTTGCATCTACAAGTAGTATGGCTTCCGTATTGTCATCTTCAAACAATGACTGCATGGCATGTATTGCAGCCTCACACTCAGCAATCTGTCCTGCACAAAGCTGCAAGGTTCCGGTTGCCGAGAGCACGTCAGACTTGACCACAGAAAGAACCGCCTTTCCAATAATTCTTCTAACTGtctcacacacaccaattggtctcaccccaggatttttgttcAGAGGTACAAGACGACAAGCCACTAGAGCTGAGATACCGTCAGGATCTACTATCTCTGTTGAAATTCGACGAGCAACAGCAGCTAGagcattacagagatcttTGGAGGAAGTGTGAAATCCCTTACACAGGCGTTTCCATTGAGTCGAGTCAAGGCCAGAAGGACCAGCTGCACCAGAACATCGCATTGCTGTATTCCTGATCAGTTGTCCATCAAGagaatcaaacaagacagGATGGACTGGAGAAGCGTTCTCTTTAGAATTCACAACATAGTCAGGATCGAGGGAAGAAGCAtttggatgtttttctttgaGTACATCTCTCACGGTTTTTTGACTTGAATTTGTCAGGTAGTCATCCAGGTGTAAAAGACCATTAGCACCTTCATCAGACAGTAAACGCATAGCAGCATTCACATTTCCTTTCTTCAAATGACCAGCGAAAACGTGAGGAAGATCGTCGATTTTGGTTGCCTTGTTAGAAGACCTACTATAAGTTAGATGTTGTTGGATCGTCTTGGCTTCATACAACAGAGCCTTGATATCACCCGCCTTCCAGGCTTCTAAGCGACGGGTCAGACAAGAGACATGATCAGGACCTCTGGACCGCTTGTGTGGCTTCTGTAGCAGAAGATGGGGCATCACCATAGCAGCAGTCAATGAGACACACTCAAGAGCAGATGCACTTGCATACGCATGAAACAATCTGGCAAGTTCGGAGGCGAACATTTTACCAGTAGAACCGTATGGTACTTGAAATAAATTCCTTCTCCAATGAACAACTTCTTGGTAAGCCTGTTCTATTTGACTCATCACTTCAACACCATTCAGTGAACCCCAACTGAAATTTGGTGATGCCATCACTCTGTAAGGAAGGCGTTCATGTAACTCTAGGGAAGGAGAAGCTGTTTGATTTAAGTCATGAATGTCTTCATCTTCCTGGGTGTTAGATATCATATCGACAATGTGAGCGACTGGTGAACTTGTCTGCTGTTGCAATTTAGGATGGACCCTGGACTGTTCAAGTGTCTGCTTTTGCGATAACTTAGAACAAGGCAGTTGCCTTTGCGACAACGAAGAACAAGGTGGGTGCAGCTGGACGGCATCGGAATAAAGCATTCTTGTTGCAGCAGTAAGGACACTAGATTCTAGACTGGATGAAGAGAGTGCTTTACCTCCTGGAGAACTAGACCGAGCAACAACCGAAGCGTAAGACAGTGGCTTATCATGACCTGAATGCTGATTCACTGGCGAGTCCATGATTGTAGGCGCCTGATGATCATCACTTGACATGCACGGCTTCGTCGGGGATATCTTGCTAGAAGTGGTACCAGCAGTTTTAGGACGTTGTAGTTAATATTTCCCTCTTGCTTCCCAGTTTTGGCAGCGGTTGTGGTTGAGTGGATTGCAATTTCTACAGAATTGGCCCAACTTGGCACAGCGACAGTTCATACAGCGGCCGCTGCTGTTGCAT of the Corticium candelabrum chromosome 2, ooCorCand1.1, whole genome shotgun sequence genome contains:
- the LOC134176359 gene encoding uncharacterized protein LOC134176359; protein product: MKASICQQKHLAQKSHSEITVNDLSVELKRSVELACEKGASCWLTAIPLEQHGFTLHKSAFRDALCLRYGWHPSNLPDICPCGSKFSVDHSLSCPTGGYPSIRHNEVRDLFTNLLTEVCHDVHKEPVLQPLNGEVFQKRCTTSDENARLDIAVSGFWGGHFQRTFFDVRVFNPNASSYKSVQIPSLYKRQEQEKKRRYEERINNVELSSFTPIILACTGGCSKLTSIFLKRLASLLSEKHHTEYSTTINWLRCRLSFALLRACVMCLRGCRSKLHRTSRDFNILLEAAESRL
- the LOC134198362 gene encoding uncharacterized protein LOC134198362, whose protein sequence is MAMYALATVPLLKKVQTEGSTQVWYADDAAAGGKIQAVKQWWEKLSIHGEKFGYFPNAKKSWLIVKPNCLEEAKRVFSKTAVNITSEGRKYLGAALGTENFCNGYLSDAILDWTRQIDKLASIAQSQPQAAHSALSHGLLGRWIFTARTNQNFKTFAGLLESSIQSQLIPAITGRSAPGELERKLFSLPARLGGLGITDPTSLSSEYLNSRKMTAPLVDFILNQEITLGDAPDQQDSLKKQIRKHKGLEIKTLADNVRDNLSHQHKRMFELANEKGASNWLTVLPLEDHGFSLHKSAFRDALCLRYGWVPPHMSESCPCGGKMSVEHAMSCPTGGFPTIRHNEIRDMFSHLLSDVCHDVETEPTLQSLSGETFSLRSSSRDDDARLDISARGFWGGRFEKTYFDVRVFNPNATLYTCFEVASCYRRQEQEKKRKYEERLRKVENASFTPIILSCTGGMSKLTTSFTKKLASMISEKKDTPYGSVINWLRCRLGFALLRASIMCIRGSRCKRYVRPENNILLATSEGHLASSA
- the LOC134176361 gene encoding uncharacterized protein LOC134176361, which gives rise to MSSDDHQAPTIMDSPVNQHSGHDKPLSYASVVARSSSPGGKALSSSSLESSVLTAATRMLYSDAVQLHPPCSSLSQRQLPCSKLSQKQTLEQSRVHPKLQQQTSSPVAHIVDMISNTQEDEDIHDLNQTASPSLELHERLPYRVMASPNFSWGSLNGVEVMSQIEQAYQEVVHWRRNLFQVPYGSTGKMFASELARLFHAYASASALECVSLTAAMVMPHLLLQKPHKRSRGPDHVSCLTRRLEAWKAGDIKALLYEAKTIQQHLTYSRSSNKATKIDDLPHVFAGHLKKGNVNAAMRLLSDEGANGLLHLDDYLTNSSQKTVRDVLKEKHPNASSLDPDYVVNSKENASPVHPVLFDSLDGQLIRNTAMRCSGAAGPSGLDSTQWKRLCKGFHTSSKDLCNALAAVARRISTEIVDPDGISALVACRLVPLNKNPGVRPIGVCETVRRIIGKAVLSVVKSDVLSATGTLQLCAGQIAECEAAIHAMQSLFEDDNTEAILLVDATNAFNSLNPFTPIRWWGSLVVA
- the LOC134176360 gene encoding uncharacterized protein LOC134176360: MRCSGAAGPSGLDSTQWKRLCTGFHTSSKDLCNALAAVARRISTEIVDPDGISALVACRLVPLNKNPGVRPIGVCETVRRIIGKAVLSVVKSDVLSATGTLQLCAGQIAGCEAAIHAMQSLFEDDNTEAILLVDATNAFNSLNRQLALKNISSTCPAIHTVLLNTYQQPSPLFVGGEVLLSREGTTQGDPLAMAMYALATVPLLKKVQTEGSTQVWYADDAAAGGKIQAVKQWWEKLSIHGEKFGYFPNAKKSWLIVKPNCLEEAKRVFSKTAVNITSEGRKYLGAALGTENFCNGYLSDAILDWTRQIDKLASIAQSQPQAAHSALSHGLLGRWIFTARTNQNFKTFAGLLESSIQSQLIPAITGRSAPGELERKLFSLPARLGGLGITDPTSLSSEYLNSRKMTAPLVDFILNQEITLGDAPDQQDSLKKQIRKHKGLEIKTLADNVRDNLSHQHKRMFELANEKGASNWLTVLPLEDHGFSLHKSAFRDALCLRYGWVPPHMSESCPCGGKMSVEHAMSCPTGGFPTIRHNEIRDMFSHLLSDVCHDVETEPTLQSLSGETFSLRSSSRDDDARLDISARGFWGGRFEKTYFDVRVFNPNATSYTCFEIEFCPTSLEYTVYPWNKILYV